Proteins co-encoded in one Azospirillum brasilense genomic window:
- the rimI gene encoding ribosomal protein S18-alanine N-acetyltransferase, translated as MLRQAQPADIPALLAIEERCFATDRLTRRSFQYLLTKAKATGLVEVHSGAVVGYALVSFHSGTSLARLYSFAVDPGHRGQGVAKRLLAAAEQAARSRDCIYLRLEVRRDNAAAIDLYKKAGYREFGVYTDYYEDHMEALRLEKRLGHSGPSAPLGGPLVPYYQQTLDFTCGPSALMMAMKALKPAEIELGRKLEIRLWRESTTVFMTSGHGGCGPFGLALAAARRGFAVDIHIKDNATPFLDSVRSDEKKEVMRIVHEDFLDELEGSGATVRHNTLSAQDMADAVAGGAIPIVLISSYRIYHEKFPHWVVVTGADDRFLYVHDPLVYDRHHAHIDRMNMPIPKADFERMARYGKAQLKAALLLRPQSSDGSAD; from the coding sequence CTGCTCCGTCAGGCCCAGCCGGCGGACATCCCCGCTCTGCTGGCCATCGAGGAGCGGTGTTTCGCCACCGACCGCCTGACCCGACGTAGTTTTCAATATTTGCTCACGAAAGCCAAGGCCACTGGACTTGTGGAAGTCCACAGCGGCGCGGTCGTCGGCTACGCCCTGGTGTCCTTCCATTCCGGCACGTCGCTCGCCCGGCTCTACTCCTTCGCCGTCGATCCCGGCCACCGCGGCCAGGGCGTCGCCAAGCGGCTGCTGGCCGCGGCGGAGCAGGCGGCCCGCTCACGGGACTGCATCTACCTGCGGCTGGAGGTGCGGCGCGACAACGCCGCCGCGATCGACCTCTACAAGAAGGCCGGCTACCGCGAGTTCGGCGTCTACACCGACTATTACGAAGACCACATGGAGGCGTTGCGGCTGGAGAAGCGCCTTGGCCACAGCGGCCCCAGCGCCCCGCTCGGCGGGCCCCTGGTTCCCTACTACCAGCAGACCCTGGACTTCACCTGCGGCCCGTCGGCCCTGATGATGGCGATGAAGGCGCTGAAGCCCGCAGAGATCGAACTGGGGCGGAAGCTGGAGATCCGGTTGTGGCGGGAATCGACGACCGTCTTCATGACCTCCGGCCATGGCGGCTGCGGCCCGTTCGGGCTGGCACTGGCTGCGGCGCGGCGCGGCTTCGCGGTGGACATCCACATCAAGGACAACGCCACCCCCTTCCTGGACAGCGTGCGCAGCGACGAGAAGAAGGAGGTCATGCGCATCGTGCACGAGGACTTCCTCGACGAGCTGGAGGGCAGCGGCGCCACCGTCCGTCACAACACGCTGAGTGCCCAGGACATGGCCGACGCGGTGGCGGGCGGGGCCATCCCCATCGTGCTCATCAGCTCCTACCGGATCTATCACGAGAAATTTCCGCATTGGGTCGTCGTGACCGGTGCCGACGACCGCTTTCTCTATGTTCATGATCCGCTTGTGTACGATCGTCACCACGCTCACATCGACCGGATGAACATGCCGATCCCGAAAGCCGACTTCGAGCGCATGGCCCGCTACGGAAAGGCCCAGTTGAAGGCCGCCCTTCTCCTCCGCCCCCAGTCCTCTGACGGGTCCGCCGACTGA